A DNA window from Aneurinibacillus sp. REN35 contains the following coding sequences:
- a CDS encoding adenylosuccinate synthase, giving the protein MSTVVVVGTQWGDEGKGKITDFLAEKAEVVARYQGGDNAGHTIVFGGTKYKLHLIPSGIFYKEKICVIGNGMVVNPKALITELDYLHSHGVSTDNLRISDRAHVIMPYHMKLDAAEEAQKGDNKIGTTLKGIGPAYMDKSARIGIRMADLMDKDVFEMKLRRNLEEKNRLFEKYYETEGFTVDEIMDEYVAYAERIRSYVVDTSVTLNDAIDAGKRVLFEGAQGVMLDIDQGTYPFVTSSNPVAGGVCIGSGVGPTKIHHVVGVAKAYTSRVGDGPFPTELHDEVGNRIREVGREYGTTTGRPRRVGWFDSVVVRHARRVSGITALSLNSLDVLSGLKTVKICAAYRYKGEVIEHYPANLNTLAECEPVYEELPGWDEDITSVRSLDELPENARHYIERITQLTGIPLSTFSVGPGREQTNVVRSVYAL; this is encoded by the coding sequence ATGTCAACTGTAGTAGTTGTAGGAACCCAATGGGGGGACGAAGGGAAAGGAAAAATCACGGACTTCCTCGCGGAGAAAGCGGAAGTTGTCGCTCGTTATCAAGGTGGAGACAATGCGGGTCATACCATCGTTTTTGGCGGGACCAAATATAAATTGCACTTAATTCCTTCCGGGATTTTTTACAAAGAAAAAATCTGCGTAATCGGAAACGGTATGGTCGTTAATCCGAAAGCATTGATTACGGAACTGGATTATTTACATAGCCATGGCGTAAGCACGGACAATCTGCGAATCAGCGATCGTGCGCATGTAATCATGCCGTATCATATGAAGCTTGACGCCGCTGAAGAAGCGCAAAAAGGCGATAATAAGATCGGTACCACGCTTAAAGGAATCGGGCCTGCGTACATGGACAAGTCTGCACGTATTGGAATCCGTATGGCCGATTTAATGGATAAAGACGTATTCGAGATGAAACTGCGCCGCAATCTTGAAGAGAAGAATCGTCTATTTGAAAAGTATTATGAAACAGAAGGCTTTACAGTAGACGAAATTATGGATGAGTACGTAGCATACGCTGAACGCATCCGTTCGTACGTAGTGGATACATCGGTTACGCTTAACGATGCCATCGATGCTGGCAAGCGTGTACTGTTCGAAGGTGCACAAGGTGTAATGCTTGATATTGACCAAGGAACGTATCCGTTCGTAACTTCTTCCAATCCGGTTGCAGGCGGGGTCTGCATTGGTTCTGGTGTAGGTCCGACAAAAATCCATCATGTTGTTGGTGTAGCAAAAGCGTACACCAGCCGTGTCGGTGACGGTCCGTTCCCGACGGAACTGCATGATGAAGTCGGCAACCGTATCCGTGAAGTGGGCCGTGAGTATGGTACGACAACAGGCCGTCCGCGTCGCGTAGGTTGGTTTGACAGCGTAGTGGTTCGCCATGCGCGCCGCGTTAGCGGAATTACAGCCCTGTCTCTTAACTCCTTAGACGTATTAAGCGGCTTGAAAACAGTAAAAATCTGTGCCGCATATCGTTATAAAGGAGAAGTGATTGAACATTATCCGGCTAATCTTAATACATTAGCTGAGTGTGAACCGGTATATGAAGAGCTTCCGGGTTGGGATGAAGACATTACAAGTGTCCGCTCCCTTGATGAACTGCCTGAGAACGCGCGTCATTACATTGAGCGTATTACACAATTAACGGGAATTCCGCTCTCTACATTCTCTGTAGGTCCGGGTCGTGAACAGACAAATGTTGTCCGCAGTGTATATGCGCTGTAA
- a CDS encoding peptidoglycan DD-metalloendopeptidase family protein, with protein MFIERMSSWTKDKWSYGVNLIQDKKNRGKVAFGILTGSLLVSGTAAGGYVYESNVGTLYHISVDGKDLGAVENPQKVRKWMNDQLASAKKQYPDLTLDFNKKISVIEERHYNAQGSEADKVVKKLAAAVEVEAKVAQLTVNGQPIAYAKDQKTINEALYHLKALYNEKKPTQNLTAGVGNASDMQASQVQQDHSAVSFKEKVQVENTSIAPGVVLDEAKLISVLQKGVPELRKHTIAAGENLWNIGPKYGLTQKDLLAMNPGVTDDTLLQIGDTINVQAKEPKLTVVSKQEIAETVAVPYPIQAKADPAKYRGDDTIIAEGKNGSKQVVYELIKENGKLVQKQAVQQKVLQQPIPKVMIRGTKVKPSRGDGKFHMPSAGTFSSPFGERWGRLHAGIDIATPIGTPVHTSDHGRVVFVGIKSGYGKCVIVDHGNGYRTLYGHLNGFVAKEGDTVVKGEEIAKSGNTGRSTGPHLHFEIHKGGEPVNPLSYLR; from the coding sequence ATGTTTATCGAAAGGATGTCGTCATGGACAAAAGATAAATGGTCCTATGGCGTAAATCTCATACAGGATAAGAAAAATCGTGGCAAAGTAGCATTTGGTATTCTCACAGGTTCATTGTTAGTAAGCGGGACGGCTGCAGGCGGATATGTATATGAGTCGAATGTAGGTACGCTCTATCATATCTCCGTTGATGGCAAAGACCTGGGTGCTGTAGAGAATCCGCAAAAGGTGCGCAAGTGGATGAATGATCAATTGGCGTCAGCGAAGAAGCAATACCCTGATTTGACGCTCGATTTTAATAAAAAGATCTCAGTGATTGAAGAGCGGCATTATAATGCTCAAGGCAGTGAGGCGGATAAGGTTGTGAAAAAATTAGCCGCTGCTGTCGAGGTAGAAGCTAAAGTCGCCCAGTTGACGGTGAATGGTCAACCCATCGCCTATGCTAAGGATCAGAAAACAATAAATGAAGCGCTGTATCATTTGAAAGCCCTCTATAATGAAAAGAAACCGACGCAAAACCTTACAGCTGGTGTAGGAAACGCATCCGACATGCAGGCATCACAGGTACAGCAGGATCATTCGGCTGTATCATTTAAGGAAAAGGTTCAGGTGGAAAATACATCAATCGCACCTGGGGTGGTGCTTGATGAAGCGAAGCTCATAAGCGTGCTGCAAAAGGGTGTGCCTGAGCTTAGGAAGCATACGATTGCTGCAGGGGAGAACCTGTGGAATATCGGACCGAAATACGGTCTTACCCAAAAAGATTTATTGGCGATGAATCCCGGTGTGACAGATGATACGCTGCTGCAAATCGGAGATACGATAAATGTGCAGGCAAAGGAACCGAAACTTACAGTTGTCTCCAAGCAGGAGATAGCAGAAACGGTAGCCGTACCGTATCCGATTCAAGCCAAGGCTGACCCGGCCAAATACCGGGGCGATGATACGATCATTGCAGAAGGAAAAAACGGCAGCAAGCAGGTCGTCTACGAGCTGATTAAGGAAAATGGGAAGCTTGTACAAAAGCAAGCAGTACAGCAAAAAGTGCTGCAGCAGCCGATCCCAAAAGTTATGATTCGCGGTACAAAGGTAAAGCCTTCACGTGGCGATGGTAAATTCCATATGCCTTCTGCGGGAACATTCAGCTCACCATTCGGCGAGCGCTGGGGTCGCCTGCATGCAGGTATTGATATTGCGACTCCGATTGGTACTCCGGTACATACGTCCGATCATGGCCGTGTCGTCTTCGTTGGAATAAAGAGCGGATACGGTAAATGTGTCATTGTCGATCATGGCAACGGATATCGTACATTGTATGGACATCTAAATGGCTTTGTAGCCAAAGAAGGTGACACTGTAGTAAAGGGCGAAGAAATTGCTAAATCGGGCAATACGGGACGCTCTACGGGTCCACACCTGCATTTTGAAATTCATAAGGGTGGGGAGCCGGTCAATCCCTTGTCATATTTACGATAG
- the yycF gene encoding response regulator YycF, which produces MRHKVMVVDDERPIADILQFTLEKEGYYVVCAYDGDEAVALAEKEKPDLILLDIMLPGKDGIEVCRIIRRTSNVPIIMLTAKDSELDKVLGLELGADDYVTKPFSSRELLARIKANLRRHTQDAAEETKNQSVASKITVGQLVIDMKSYTVEKAGQLIDITHREFALLHYMAKNRGQVVTRDHLLQAVWGFDYFGDARTVDVTIRRLREKIEDDPSSPQYIITRRGLGYMMRNNLEE; this is translated from the coding sequence ATGAGACATAAAGTAATGGTAGTGGATGATGAGCGTCCGATAGCGGATATTCTACAATTTACATTAGAAAAAGAAGGCTACTACGTCGTATGTGCCTACGATGGAGATGAAGCGGTAGCGCTCGCAGAAAAAGAAAAGCCGGATCTGATCCTGCTTGATATTATGCTTCCTGGAAAAGACGGTATAGAAGTGTGCCGAATTATCCGCCGCACATCCAATGTGCCGATTATTATGCTAACAGCTAAGGACAGTGAATTGGATAAAGTACTCGGACTTGAACTGGGTGCAGACGATTATGTCACAAAGCCATTCAGCAGCCGTGAGCTGCTCGCCCGTATTAAAGCGAACCTGCGGCGCCATACGCAAGACGCAGCAGAAGAGACCAAAAATCAAAGCGTAGCCTCAAAGATTACAGTCGGACAGCTTGTTATTGATATGAAATCCTATACGGTGGAAAAAGCGGGGCAGTTGATCGACATTACGCACAGGGAATTTGCTCTGCTTCATTACATGGCCAAAAACCGGGGCCAGGTCGTAACACGCGATCATCTGTTGCAGGCTGTGTGGGGCTTTGACTATTTCGGTGATGCTCGTACGGTCGATGTGACGATTCGCCGTCTGCGTGAGAAAATTGAGGATGATCCAAGCTCGCCCCAATACATTATTACCCGGCGCGGCTTAGGCTATATGATGCGTAACAATCTGGAGGAGTAG